From a region of the Triticum aestivum cultivar Chinese Spring chromosome 7D, IWGSC CS RefSeq v2.1, whole genome shotgun sequence genome:
- the LOC123170187 gene encoding uncharacterized protein yields the protein MEVRPGRRLRFPQPQLCSPSGGGGEPDRISNLPQELLLLILTLMGCAATAARTSVLSRRWRDLWTHLRQIVFHNLAPSIVPALGRVRAPPAAAAVSLLEVRIPSSSRHPGPFGATATRLLRAAVRLEPEEIVLSFPWGVEFEDRRNLVRLPCFQRTKSLMMERLLFYCPDGEFTALRTLSISYGLGGLHSLLPRCPHLLVLSLKFVNDGFGLVRNGFISLHLPSLQELFLESNIMYADAVDIVAPLLKRLTVSFGTYKLLSSISVSAPILEKVSWQCWYLGDGSIVRFGRWSLQRLWLHTGETQGQLPSSLHISASTSNSSWFMSNEDNFAQEIEKHLVADFSLLELRLLKAGHVFGALVFHLLGITRISRGIQRLKIVLERSRLKGKCSPNCSCQPTNWRSQTISLTALEEVEINGFEGQEHEFDLLKLILKGAPALKKMILQLSQEASSNNSGSTKIYDICSTDSSVECYVYQSSRLMHGGQIYPLT from the exons ATGGAGGTGAGGCCGGGGCGTCGCCTGCGTTTCCCGCAGCCGCAGCTGTGTAGCccaagcggtggcggcggcgaaccGGATCGCATCAGCAACCTCCCGCAggagctcctcctcctcatcctcacccTCATGGGATGCGCTGCGACCGCCGCGCGCACCAGCGTCCTCTCCCGCCGGTGGCGCGATCTCTGGACGCATCTCCGCCAAATCGTCTTCCACAACCTCGCGCCGTCGATTGTACCGGCGCTCGGCCGTGTCCGTGCCCCCCCGGCCGCGGCCGCGGTCTCCCTCCTGGAAGTCCGCATCCCCAGCAGCAGCAGGCATCCCGGGCCCTTCGGCGCCACGGCCACCAGGCTGCTCCGCGCCGCTGTGCGGCTGGAGCCGGAGGAGATCGTCCTCAGCTTCCCGTGGGGCGTAGAATTCGAAGACCGGCGGAACCTCGTCCGGCTGCCGTGCTTCCAGCGGACCAAATCTCTCATGATGGAAAGGCTTCTCTTCTACTGCCCCGACGGCGAGTTCACCGCGCTCCGGACGCTGTCCATCTCCTACGGCCTCGGCGGCCTCCACAGCTTGCTCCCCCGATGCCCGCACCTCCTCGTGCTCAGCCTCAAGTTTGTCAACGATGGCTTCGGACTTGTCCGGAATGGCTTCATCTCACTCCACTTGCCATCGCTGCAGGAACTTTTCCTTGAGAGCAACATAATGTACGCAGATGCAGTCGATATCGTCGCCCCTCTGCTGAAGCGACTCACGGTGTCCTTCGGCACTTACAAGCTGCTCAGCAGCATCTCCGTCTCGGCGCCAATCTTGGAGAAGGTTTCGTGGCAGTGCTGGTATTTGGGGGACGGGAGCATCGTCCGCTTTGGTCGTTGGAGCCTCCAGAGGTTGTGGCTACACACGGGAGAGACACAGGGACAGCTTCCTTCTTCGCTCCACATTAGTGCCTCTACCTCCAAT AGCTCCTGGTTTATGTCCAATGAAGACAACTTTGCCCAGGAAATAGAGAAGCACCTGGTTGCTGATTTCTCTCTTTTGGAGCTACGTCTCCTAAAAGCCGGACATGTTTTTGGAGCACTGGTGTTTCATCTCCTTGGGATTACTCGTATTTCTAGAGGTATACAGAGGCTTAAGATCGTCCTAGAGAGATCGCGG CTGAAAGGAAAATGCTCGCCAAACTGTTCATGTCAACCCACAAACTGGAGATCTCAAACAATCTCCTTGACTGCTCTTGAAGAAGTGGAAATCAATGGATTCGAAGGACAAGAACATGAGTTTGATTTATTGAAATTAATACTCAAAGGTGCACCAGCGCTTAAAAAGATGATACTGCAACTGTCACAGGAGGCCTCATCTAATAATAGTGGAAGCACTAAAATATATGACATCTGCAGCACCGATTCTTCAGTGGAATGCTATGTTTATCAGAGCTCTA GGCTAATGCATGGCGGCCAAATTTATCCGTTGACATGA